The region TACGAGGGCGAACGGCGGTTCGAAGCCGTGGTTCGTCTGCCGCAGCCGCTCCGCGACAGCGTTACCGAGATTAAGGAGCTGCAGATCAGCTCACCCGATGGTCCTCTTATTCCTCTCGATAACCTGGCCAGGATCGGAGTACGGGAAGGCCCGGCGCTCATCAATCGCAGCATGGGCAAGCGACGTATCGTGGTTGGTGTCAACGTCCAGGACCGCGACCTGGGTGGCTTTGTGGCTGAACTGCAGCAGAAGGTCGACAAACAGGTGAAGCTGCCTCCCGGCTACTACATTGAGTGGGGCGGTCAGTTCCACAACATGGAACGCGCGATGCATCACCTGATGATCATTGTGCCGATCACGATTGCGGCCATCTTCTTCCTGCTGTTTGTACTGTTCCAGTCGGTGCGGTTCGCTGCGCTCATCATTACAGTGCTTCCGCTGGCCTCCATCGGAGGTGTGATCGGACTCTTTATCTCAGGCGAGTATCTCTCGGTACCCGCATCGGTCGGATTCATTGCGCTGTGGGGCATCGCAGTGCTGAACGGTGTCGTGCTGGTCTCCTACATCCGGAAGCTGAGGTCTGAAGGAATGCCGCAGGCACAGGCGATTCGAGAAGGCGCCAGGCTGCGCTTCCGTCCCGTCATGATGACCGCCACGGTAGCCGCACTGGGTCTGGTTCCCTTCCTGTTCGCACGAGGAGCAGGTTCGGAGATCCAGCGTCCACTGGCAATCGTCGTCATCGGAGGATTGTTGAGCTCGACCCTGCTCACCCTGATCCTCCTTCCTGTGGTCTACGCGACCTTCGAAGGCAAAGAGCGGGACGCTTAACGTCCCGCTCTTTGAGCTACCGTAGTGGCATCACGTTATCCTCGCCGAACGTAGTCTCTATACGCCGGAAGATTGAATTCAGGCAGGCTGGTGGCCTGCATCGCCGCCCTGACGACAGCACGCGACATGACCGTCGCCGCAATGGCGCCGATGGCAGAGACATCTGCCTTTACGTCTGCTGTTCCTGTCGACATTGCAAAGATCGTGTCTCCATCGCCCATCGTGTGGACCGGATTGATCGAACGCGCGTACCCGTCGTGAGTCATCTGAGCGATCTTGGTCATCTGGGTCTTCGTAAACGGAGCGTTGGTCGCCACAATCCCGATAGTCGTGTTTGCACCGTTCTCCACGACGACGCGGTATCCCCTGAGAATTTCCGCCATGGAGTCGCGAAAGCCCTTGTCATCCTCCGTGCGGGCCCCGGCAACGATTTTGCCAGAGTGTGGATTGACCACATCGCCGACCGCGTTCACGGCAACGATGGCTCCCACCACGATTCCAGTGTTGCCGATCTTAACGCTCGCCGTACCCAGGCCGGACTTCATGGCGAACTTCGGCCCGAACATCTTGCCAACGGTAGCTCCCGCTCCCGCACCGATGTTGCCCTCTGCAACCGGCCCGGTGGTCGCCGCCATACACGCCTTGTACCCGTGTTCATCGGCGGGGCGGATCTTGAAATCACCTACTCCAAGATCCATCAGGATGGCGGCGGGGACGATGGGAACCACTCCCTTGCCGATCTTGTAGCCGAGATTGTGCTCTTCGAGCCAGCGTACCACTCCGGTAGCTGCAGCGAGGCCATACGCGCTTCCGCCGGAGAGCAGGATCGCCTGCACCTTCTGCACCATGTTGATGGGCGAGAGCAGATCCGTCTCGCGCGTGCCCGGGGCCGAACCACGCACATCCACACCTGCGGTTGCGCCGTTCTCGCAGATGACAACCGTGCAGCCGGTCGGGCGCTCGGTCAGCGTATGCTGGCCTACCTTCAGGCCCGGCACATCGGTGATCGATCCTCCTTCGGGGAGCGAAATGGTCTCCTTTGCCGAGGCGAAGGCCGTCTCCGCCGGGAGTGCGGCGGCCAGCGGAAGTCCAAGCAGGTTGCGGGCAAATTCACGACGCTTCATCAGGAACCTCTTCCTCTTTGGTACAGGTACTTCTAC is a window of Edaphobacter sp. 12200R-103 DNA encoding:
- a CDS encoding P1 family peptidase; translation: MKRREFARNLLGLPLAAALPAETAFASAKETISLPEGGSITDVPGLKVGQHTLTERPTGCTVVICENGATAGVDVRGSAPGTRETDLLSPINMVQKVQAILLSGGSAYGLAAATGVVRWLEEHNLGYKIGKGVVPIVPAAILMDLGVGDFKIRPADEHGYKACMAATTGPVAEGNIGAGAGATVGKMFGPKFAMKSGLGTASVKIGNTGIVVGAIVAVNAVGDVVNPHSGKIVAGARTEDDKGFRDSMAEILRGYRVVVENGANTTIGIVATNAPFTKTQMTKIAQMTHDGYARSINPVHTMGDGDTIFAMSTGTADVKADVSAIGAIAATVMSRAVVRAAMQATSLPEFNLPAYRDYVRRG